One window from the genome of Alnus glutinosa chromosome 13, dhAlnGlut1.1, whole genome shotgun sequence encodes:
- the LOC133854565 gene encoding uncharacterized protein LOC133854565 — MQGGRGGRDPFFDFGDPFASFGGFGGNRSLMPSFFGGRNPFDDPFFTRPFGGMFESSLFGSSGSPFMNMHPTGILEHQAPQPERPRGPIIEELISDDEKEDTDKEKNENPRKHGRSSSKAFVEDPEDEVEEKKSKHVQYRNDYSRSNGTQLQPQARSFAFHSSTVTYGGANGAYYTSSTTRRTGSDGLTLEESKEADTATRQAKHRISRGLHNKGHSMTRKLNPDGKVDTMQTLHNLNEDELAGFEQSWKGSAQKHMPGWSENCIGYDNIGAGGSGRNGHASRGGWALPSTEHAQHSGRVIPDARGGAGSSGSELPGRMTSDVRDRNSYSRGKGRN; from the exons ATGCAGGGAGGCAGAGGTGGCAGGGATCCTTTCTTTGATTTTGGTGATCCTTTTGCTAGTTTCGGGGGCTTTGGGGGTAACAGAagtttaatgccaagctttttTGGAGGGAGGAATCCATTTGATGACCCTTTCTTCACACGCCCATTTGGAGGCATGTTTGAGTCGAGCCTCTTCGGTTCAAGTGGAAGTCCTTTTATGAATATGCATCCGACTGGAATTCTTGAGCATCAAGCTCCACAGCCAGAAAGACCAAGGGGCCCAATTATCGAGGAGTTAATTTCTGACGACGAAAAAGAAGATACagataaagaaaagaatgaaaaccCTAGGAAGCATGGTAGGTCAAGCAGTAAAGCTTTTGTTGAGGATCCGGAAGATGAAGTTGAAG AGAAAAAGAGCAAGCATGTGCAGTACAGAAATGACTACAGCAGGTCGAATGGGACACAGTTGCAACCACAAGCTCGTAGTTTCGCTTTTCATAGCTCCACTGTCACTTATGGCGGTGCCAATGGAGCATATTATACTTCATCCACAACTAGAAGGACAGGGAGTGATGGA CTGACCTtggaagaaagcaaagaagctGATACTGCTACAAGGCAAGCAAAACACAGGATATCTAGGGGACTTCATAATAAG GGCCATTCCATGACAAGGAAGCTTAATCCTGATGGTAAAGTGGACACAATGCAGACCTTACACAATCTGAATGAAG ATGAGCTTGCCGGATTTGAACAATCTTGGAAGGGAAGTGCTCAAAAACATATGCCTGGCTGGTCTGAGAATTGTATTGGTTATGATAATATTG GAGCTGGTGGCAGTGGACGAAATGGGCATGCCAGTAGGGGCGGTTGGGCGCTTCCTTCAACGGAGCATGCCCAGCACTCAGGAAGGGTGATACCAGATGCTAGGGGCGGGGCAGGATCTTCTGGCTCAGAGCTCCCTGGGAGGATGACATCTGATGTTAGAGACAGAAATAGTTATTCTAGGGGGAAAGGGAGAAATTGA